One Ferribacterium limneticum genomic window, TGCGCGGCCATTTCGCCGGCCGCCGCGTTCTGCTCGTTGAAGACGAACCGATCAATCAGGAAATTGCCCGCATGTTGCTGGAAGACGTCGGCCTCGTCGTCGATGTCGCCAATGACGGCGTCGAAGCCGTTGCCGCCGCTGCCGACCAGTCCTACGATCTGCTGCTGATGGACATGCAGATGCCGCAGATGGACGGCCTCGAGGCGACGCAGCGGATCCGCCGGCTGGCGGGATACAGCGCGACGCCGATCATCGCCATGACCGCCAACGCCTTCGTTGATGACCGGCAGCGCTGCATGGTCGCCGGCATGAGCGACTTCATCGCCAAGCCGGTCAATCCGGATGTGCTGTTCGCGACCTTGCTCAGGAACTTCGAGGCCTTGCCGGAGAGCTGAATCAGGCCGGATGTGCCGGGCGGAGCGAGGTGCTTGGCGTCGCCCGGGATTTCATTTTTGCGCTGTTTTTCCGGTTGACCGTGGGAACACGGCCGGCTTCTCAGCCCGTGGCAATCTCGGCGCGCTCGAACAGCGAGCGGATGACGACCCGGCGGATGCCCGGATTGTCCGGCACGGCGTACATCACGTCGGTCATCATTTCCTCAAAAATGCCGCGCAGGCTGCGCGCCCCGGCCTTGTACTCGATGGCCAGCTCGGCCATCTGGCGGAAGACGTCGGGGGCGATCTGGAGGTCGACGCCGTCGGCCGCCAGCATGGCCCGGAACTGGCGGTAGATGGCGTTCTTCGGCTCGGTCAGGATGCGCACCAGCATGTCCTGGGAAAGATCATGCAGGCGGGTGACGATGGGCAGGCGACCGGCGAATTCGGGGATCAGGCCGAATTCGAGCAGGTCGGTCGGTTTGACGCGGGCGTTCAGGCGTTCGAGGATTTTCTGGTCTTCGCCCTCGGTCGTCGAAATGAAGCCGAAGGTGTGCGTCTTGGTCAGGATGTGGTCGAGCCCGACGAAGGCGCCGCCGCAAATGAACAGCACGTTCGTCGTGTCGATATGCCGCCCGTCCTTGAGCCGCACCGGCGCGCCTTCCATGATCTTGAGCAGGGCGTGCTGGACGCTTTCGCCCGAGGTGGCGCGGGCCTGGCCGCCGACGGCCTTGAGCTTGTCGACCTCATCGACGAAGACGATGCCGCGCTGGGCAAGCTCGATGTCGTCGTTGGCGCGGTCAATCAGGCGATGCAGGATAGCCTCGATCTCGTCGCCGACGAATTGCGTCTGGGCCAGCGAGGTGGCGTCGGCGGTGACGAAAGGCACGTCGAGAATGCGCGCCAGCGTTTCGCAGAGCAGGGTCTTGCCGGTGCCGGTCGGGCCGATGAGCAGGATGTTGCTTTTGGTCAGTTCGACGCTGTCCACCGCAGCATTCGCCGCCATGCGCCGGAAGTGGGCGTAAATGGCGACGGCCAGCGTGCGCTTGGCTTCTTCCTGCCCGATGACGTGTTCGGAAAGCTGGCGGACGATTTCGCTGGGTTTGAGCTGGGTGGACATCGGGGCGCTCCTCGGACGGAATGCCCCGATGCTAGTCTTCTCAGCCCTTTTCGGGAAGGACGATATTGACTTCGAGGACTTCGTAATTGCCCTGTTTCTCGAGCGAAACGCGAATGTCCTCGGTGTTCACCTTGACGTACTTGGAGATCACGGCGATCAGCTCGCGTTGCAGGTCGGGCAGGAAATTGGCGCTGCTGCCGCCACCATCGCGTTCGTGGGCGATGATCAGTTGCAGGCGTTCCTTGGCCAGGTGAGCGGTTTTCGGCTGGTTGCCAAACAGTTTCTGGAGCCAGGACATCTCACTTGCCTCCGAACAGGCGCTTCAGGAGGCCCGGCTTGACGTAATCGACGAAACGCAGCG contains:
- the minE gene encoding cell division topological specificity factor MinE, whose product is MSWLQKLFGNQPKTAHLAKERLQLIIAHERDGGGSSANFLPDLQRELIAVISKYVKVNTEDIRVSLEKQGNYEVLEVNIVLPEKG
- the clpX gene encoding ATP-dependent Clp protease ATP-binding subunit ClpX, which encodes MSTQLKPSEIVRQLSEHVIGQEEAKRTLAVAIYAHFRRMAANAAVDSVELTKSNILLIGPTGTGKTLLCETLARILDVPFVTADATSLAQTQFVGDEIEAILHRLIDRANDDIELAQRGIVFVDEVDKLKAVGGQARATSGESVQHALLKIMEGAPVRLKDGRHIDTTNVLFICGGAFVGLDHILTKTHTFGFISTTEGEDQKILERLNARVKPTDLLEFGLIPEFAGRLPIVTRLHDLSQDMLVRILTEPKNAIYRQFRAMLAADGVDLQIAPDVFRQMAELAIEYKAGARSLRGIFEEMMTDVMYAVPDNPGIRRVVIRSLFERAEIATG